From the Candidatus Binataceae bacterium genome, the window CACGCTCTGCCTCGGCGTCAACCAGGAGGCCTACGACGTCAAGAAGCACGACGTCATCTCGAATGCGTCGTGTACGACTAACTGCCTCGCGCCGATCGCCAAGGTGCTGCACGAAAACTACGGCATCGTGAACGGCCTGATGACCACCGTGCACAGCTATACATCGGATCAGATGCTGCAGGACGGTCCGCATAAAGATCTGCGGCGGGCGCGCGCGGCCGGGCTCTCGATGATCCCGACGTCGACCGGGGCGGCCAAGGCGATCGGGCTGGTGCTGCCCGCGCTCAACGGCAAACTCGACGGCATCGCGATCCGCGTACCGACGGCGAATGTTTCGGTGGTTGATCTGACGGCCGCGGTTGAGCGCGACTGCGACGACAAGAGCGTTAACGCCGCGATGAAGAAAGCCGCTGAGGGCGAGCTCAAGGGGATTCTGCAGTACAGCGAGGAGCCGTTGGTGTCGCTCGATTTCAACAACAACCCGCACTCGTCGATCTTTGACGCGCCCCTGACCAAGGTGCTGGGCAAGCGGCTGGTCAAGATTTTCTCCTGGTACGACAACGAATGGGGCTACTCGAACCGGCTCGCGGACATCACGGCGTTCGTCGCCGCGCGACTCTGATCCGCCAACTTTGATCCGCGTGGAGCGATCGGTGACAGACAATTTCGGACGACGACAATGGCCGCCACTCCGCTGACGAGTCTGAAGCTCGACGGGCGCAAGGTCCTGGTGCGATGCGATTTCAATGTGCCCCTCGAAGGCGGACGCATCACCGATCCCGCGCGCATCGATGCGAGCCTGGCGACCATTCGTTATGTTCTGGAGCAGGGCGGAGCGGCCGTGCTCTGCTCGCATCTGGGGCGTCCGAAGGAACGGACACCTGAGTTGAGTCTCAAGCCGGTTGCCGAGTATCTGAGCGGCGCGCTCGGGAAAAAGGTCGCGCTGGCGCCGGACTGTATCGGCGAGATTACCGGGCGGATGATCGCGGATCTCACCGGAGGCAGCGCGTTGCTGCTCGAGAACCTGCGGTTCCATCCTGAGGAGGAGGCCAACGATCGCGACTTCTCTCACGAACTCGCGCGGGGCAAGAGCGTGTATATCGATGACGCTTTTGGCGCGGCGCATCGCGCCCACGCCTCGACGGTGGGCGTAGCCCGGTTTATCCGCGAGCGCGCGGCGGGCTTCCTGATGATCCGCGAGCTCGAGGCGTTGCGCGCGGTCACGGAAAATCCGGCGCGTCCTTATATCGCGATTCTCGGCGGGGCGAAGGTCTCGGACAAAATCGCGGTAATCCGCACTCTACTGACCAAGGTTGACGCTCTCCTTATCGGCGGCGCGATGGCCTATACGTTCCTCCAGGCGCAGGGTCTGCCGATCGGCAAGTCGCGGGTCGAAGAGGACAAGCTCGAGCTCGCGCGCGAGTTGCTGGCGCTGGCAGAGAAAAGTGGGGTGGCGTTGGTGCTGCCGTCGGATCACATCGTAGCGGAGGCTCCGGACGCTGCCGCGAGCGCGGAAATCGTCGAACAAATCCCCGGCGATCGAATGGGTTTGGATATCGGTCCGCGCACAATCGCGGAGTTCGTCGAGCGCCTGCGCGGGGCGCACACGATCGTCTGGAACGGGCCGCTCGGCTTCTTCGAGATTCCCGCCTTTGCCGCCGGCACGCTCGCGGTCGGCGAGGCGATCGCCGGGATGACCGGGGCGACGAGCCTGATCGGCGGCGGCGACACCGCGGCGGCGGTTGCCGGACAGCCGTGGGCCGCGAACTTCACCCATATCTCGACCGGCGGCGGCGCGACCCTTGAATACCTCGAAGGCCGCGAACTCCCGGGCGTCAAGGCGCTCGAAGCCTGAAGACAGGCAGGAACCTATGCGCAAGAAACTCATTGCGGGTAACTGGAAGATGAATCTCGGCCCGACCGAGGGGCGCGCGCTGATTGCGGAGCTGCGCGCCGAAATCGACCGCGACGCCGCGAACCTTGCGCGCGATCGTGAAGTGCTGGTCGCGCCGCCCTTTCTGACGATTCCGGCGGTCGCGCAAGCGCTGGCCGGATCGTCAATACTCCTCGGCGCGCAGAACGCGCACTTCGAGAATAAGGGCGCGTTCACCGGCGAAGTCGCGCCCGCGATGCTCAAGGCGTTTGGCGTCACGCACGTAATCCTGGGTCACTCGGAGCGCCGGCATATCTTTGCCGAGAGCGACGAGCTGGTGGGCAAGCGGGTCGCGGGCGCGATTGCGAACCGCTTCACGGCGATTCTTTGCGTCGGTGAGACGCTGGAAGAGCGCGACGGCGGCCGCACGCTCGAGGTGGTGTTGCGGCAGATGCAAGCCGGCCTGGCCGGGTTGAAAGCCGAGAGCGCCGAGCGCGTGGTCGTCGCCTACGAGCCGGTCTGGGCGATCGGGACCGGACGCACCGCAACCCCCGAGCAGGCTCAACTGGTGCATGCCGCGATCCGCGAAGCGCTGGCCGACCACTTCTCGCGGCCAGCCGCGGACACGATCCGGATCCTCTACGGCGGCAGCGTCACCGCGGAGAATGTTGACTCTCTCATGGCAAAGCCCGATATTGACGGGGCTTTGGTCGGCGGGGCAAGCTTGAAGGCCGGGTCGTTCGCCCAGATTGTAAGAGGCGGGTCGTCAGCGGCAGGGTGATGCCAGCCGCGAACTGACCGGCAGAATAATTAAATGATCGCTCTTGTAGTCGTGATCCATATTTTCGTGTGTCTGACGTTGGTGACCGTCGTGCTGCTCCAGCAGGGCAAGGGCGCCGACGTCGGTGCGGTTTTCGGCGGGTCGAGTCAGACGGTTTTTGGCGCGAGTGGCGCAGGTAACCTGCTCACCAAGATTACGTGGGGATGCGCAATCATCTTTTTCGCGACTTCGCTCGTCCTCGCGTACGCCTCGACGCGGCGGGCCACCGGCAGTATCTTCGAGGGCGGCCACGTGACGCTGCCGGCCGCGCCGGCTACCAAGGCGGCAGCCCCTGCGCAGCCGCCGGTTAGCGGCGCCCCGGCCGCGAATCATCCGGCGGCGCCCTCGACACCGAGCGGACATAAATAGCGGAGCGGGCGAGACCAGGCCGCAGATCGCATCCTCGGCGATCTTTCGTTGTTATTTCTGCTGTGTGCGCGGGTGGTGGAATGGCAGACACGCGAGTTTGAGGGGCTCGTGGTAGAAATACCGTGCGGGTTCAAGTCCCGCTCCGCGCACCATCGCTTTTTTCAGCGTCAGAGCAGACTCTTCGCCTCGAAGACTGGCTCAGGATCGCTGAGCAGAGCTTGTGCAGCTGCGTTAACTGACGAAAAAGCGGCGGACATCGCAAGATGCCCGCCGCCTGTTTTCACAGCCTGTAAGATCGAACGATTACAGCTTCATCCAGACCGATTTGATCTGCGTGTAGAGATCGATCGCGTAGCGGCCGAGTTCGCGGCCGAAGCCCGACTGCTTGTAGCCGCCGAAGGGCGAGATCGGATCGAGCTGGTTGTAGCAGTTCACCCAAACCGTGCCGGCCTTGAGCGAGCGTGCGACCTTGTGCGCGCGGCTGATGTCGCGCGTCCAGACCGCGGCAGAGAGGCCGTACTCGGTGTCGTTGCCCTGAAAGACCGCGTCGTTTTCGTCTTTGAAGGGAATCGCCGATGCGACCGGTCCGAAGATCTCCTCGCGCGCGATCCGCATGTCGTTGTTGACGCCGCTGAAGAGCGTGGGCTGGACGAAGTAGCCTTTGCCCGCAGGCGTCTCGCCGCCCGACGAGACCTTGGCGCCTTCTTTTTTGCCGACCGCGAGATAGCCCTTGACCCGCTCGAACTGCTCCTGCGAGACCACCGGACCCATCATCGTGCCCTGATTGAAGGGGTCGCCGGCGGTGACGCTCTTGCTGAAGGCCGTGAGCTGATCGACGACCTCGTCATATTTGTCGCGCTGCACAAAGATGCGGGTGCCGGCGCAGCAGACCTGGCCCGAGTTGAAGTACACACCCATCATCGAGGTCGGCACCGCCTGCGACAGGTCGGCGTCGGGGAAGATGATATTCGGGGCTTTGCCGCCGAGTTCGAGCGAGACTTTCTTGAGATTGCCGGCGGAGGCTTTGAGGATGATCTTGCCGACTTCGGTCGAACCGGTGAAGGCGACTTTGTCCACGTTCGGATGCTCGGCGATCGAGCTGCCGGCGCCGGGGCCGAAGCCGGTGACGATATTGAGGACGCCGTCGGGCAGTCCGGCCTCGGTGATCAGCTCGCCCAATCGGAGCGCGGTGAGCGGGGTCTGCTCGGCCGGTTTGAGGATTACCGTGTTGCCGCAGGCGAGCGCCGGGCCGAGCTTCCACGCGGCCATCAGCAGCGGAAAGTTCCACGGGATGATCTGCCCGCAGACGCCGACCGGTTCGCGCAGCGTATAGTTGAAGAAGGCCGGATCGGAGGGGTTGGTCTCGCCGTAGAGTTTGGTCACCCAGCCGCCATAGTAGCGGAAGGTCTCCGCCGCGGCCGGAACGTCGAAGGCGCGCGCGAAGGTCAGCGGCTTGCCATTGTCGAGGGTTTCGAGTTCGGCGAGCTCCTCGGCGTGCTCGTCGATCAGCTCGGCGATTTTGAACATCAGGCGGGCGCGCTGATGGGGTCCCATCGCGGGCCAGGCGCCCTCGTCGAAGGCCTTGCGCGCGGCCTTGACGGCCTCGTCAACGTCGGCCTTGTCGCCCTCGGCGATCAACGCGAGGACTTCTTCGTTGGCCGGATTGACGGTCTCGAAGGTCTTGCCGGATTTGGCCGGCCGCCATTTGCCGCCGATCAGCAGTTGCTTGGGTCCGCGCAAAAAGGCCAGCGCGGCGGAATTTTTGGCGCCCTTTGCGGCGCTCTCAACCTGGGGTGCTGCAGCCATTGGAATTACCCTCCTGTCTGGATCTCACGGTTATGAGCGGAAACTTTCGACTAACTACCATATCGGCGGGCCTACGCGAAGGGCGCGTCGACGCGGCCCATCTGCGACGTGTCGTAGGCGCACAGCGCAGTTATCTCGCGTGCGAGCCGGGCCGAATTGAGCGCGTCGAGCAGGCCGCGCACCGGCGCGGAGTCGAATTCGGCCGCGGGGATAATCAAATCATAGCGCTCCTCGCGCCAGGGTTGAAAGGCGAGGCCGAGGACCTCGGCAGCGAAGCGCAGGGTCACGCCGGCGTCAGCGGAGCCCTCAGCGATGGCGGCGGCGACTTCGAGATGGCCTGCGGCAAACCGATCATAGCCGGTGATATCAGCGGGTTTGAGGCCGTCGCCCGCCAGCGCCTCGTCGAGCGCTGCACGTGCGCCGGCGCCACGCTCGCGATTGATCAGCCGCGTCCCCTTGTGAGTGAGCTGCTCGAGGCGGTCGATGCGCGGACCCGACGGCCGCGACGCCAGCCCGAGCTCCCAGCGGGCGAAGTTGACGACGCGAAAGGGCTTGGCGGCGAAGGCTCGGCGCGCCGCGGCGATATTGTAGTCATCGGATCCGGGGTCGCGCAGATGAACCCCGGCGGCGTGCGCGCCGCCGCTCGCCGCAGTCGTCAACGCGTCGCGGCTCGATTGCGCGAGCGCGGCGACCTCGATTCGTGGTTGGCGGCGCGCAAGATAATCGCCCAGCAGGGCGACGGCCGGGTCGCAGCCGGCGATCACCACGGTCAAATCGATCTCCGCCGAGGAGCGCAGGGCCGCGACTTCGACGCGCTTGCCGCGCAGACTCTGCGTCACGAGACCGCCGGCGGGATGGAGCGCGAGCGCGCTCGCGGGCACCGCCATCGCGACGAGGCGGCCGCCCAGACGGGCCAGCGCGACGCGCGTATGCGGGGCGCGGGCTTCGGCTGCCGCGCACTGGGCAATTAGCGGACGGTTGTCGTCGGCGTCGCCGAACAGGCTCTCGACCGACTCGCCAAGCTCCTGCGCCAGCCGGATCGCGACGGCGACTCCGGGCTGATAGAGACCGCTTTCAATTGCGCCCAGCGCCTGGCGCGAAATCCGCACGCGGCGCGCTAGTTCGACCTGGCTCAGTTTGCGCGCGTTCCGCAGCGCACGCAGTCTCTCCTCGATTTGTCCGGCCATCATACTTGTCAGATATATTACAGCATGGCATAGAAGGCCGAGTCGTTTAAGTCTAATAACTTGGCGCTCCAACGGAGTCTTTGCGATGGCAAAAAGGGAACAGGTTCGCGGCGCGACGAAAATCGGGCTACTGGCCGCGGCCGCTGTCGCCGCGCTGATGCTCGTGCCGGCAGGCGAGACGGGCAGCGCGCTCGCTGCCGATGCCCCGACTATCCGTGTCGCCTACGCCGGTTCGATGGGCGCGGTGATGGATCAAAAGATCGGCCCCGAATTCGCCATGGTGCACGCCGCGGACTACCAAGGGATCGGCCAGGCGGCTTACGCGCTGGCGCATCTGCTCGAGGCCAAGCAACTGCGCGCCGACGTCTTCGTTTCGATCACGCCGGGCCCGATGCGCATCCTGCTCAAGAACGGCCTGATCAAGGAAGCGATTCCCGTCGCCAGCACCCAGATGGTGCTGGCATACGGACCAAAGAGCCAGTTTGCCAACGCCTTCGCCGCGGCCGGATCGGCCTCAGGCCAACCCTGGTACAAGGTCCTTGGGTCAACCGGTTTGCGTTTCGGCCGGACCGATCCTGCAACCGACCCGCAGGGGCGCAACGTTATCTTCACCTTCAAGCTTGCCGAGAAATATTATTCAGCCGCCGGCCTCGAAAAACAGATTCTCGGCGAGCCGCGCAACCCGGCGCAGATCTTCACCGAGCCGTCAATCCTGACGCGGCTGGCAAGCGGGCAGATCGACGCCACCGTCGGCTATCTCTCGGCGATCAAGTCGCAGCATCTCCCCTACATCGCGTTGCCGCGCGAAATTAATCTCGCTGATCCGGCCTTCTTCGATAGTTGGTACAGCAAGGCGGGCTTCGCGATCACCGGGCCGGACGGTAAACCGATCACGGCCAAGCCTGAGCCGCTGGTTTTTTACGCGGCGGTTCTGACCAACGCGGAGCATCCGGAGCTGGCCGCAGCTTTCGTCGATTTCATGCACGGCCCGCGCGGTCAGCAGATGCTGGGCGGGAGCGGTTATGACGCGACCGCTGCCGCCACGCTCAAATGAGACGCGAGTTGCTCGCCGCCGCGGCGATCGGCGTGCTCGCGCTCCTGACGGCGCCGTTCATTGCCTTTGCCTGGATGACGCCGTGGCTCCATCTGCGTCCCGCGGCCGGCGACCTCGACGCCCTGCGGGTCTCGGTGACTTACACGCTCGCGGCGCTGGTACTAATCGTCATCGGCGGTACGCCGCTCGCCTATTGGATGGCGCGTCATGACTTCCGTGGCAAGTGGATCGGCGAGGCGCTCATCCTGCTGCCACTGCTGACGCCGCCGCTCGCGATGGGTATTCTGCTCGCGCTCTTCTACGGCCCATACGGATGGGCGGGCGACGCCGCGCATCAGTTGGGGGTTGAGCTGACCAACACGCCGGCGGCCTTCGTGCTGGCCCAGGTGTATGCGGCCGCGCCCTACTTCATAATCGCAGCACGCGCGGCCTTCGAGAGCGTCGATCCGAATCTCGAGCAGCTGTCGCTGACGCTGGGGCGGACGCCGTGGCAGACTTTTTGGCGCGTGACGATGCCGTTGGCGCGGCTCGGGGTCGGCGTCGGGATCGCGATCGCGTGGGTACGCGCGCTCGGTGAGTTCGGCATAGTGCTGATAATCGCCTATTTTCCCCAGGGCATCCCGGTCAAGCTGTGGGTGAACCTGCAGGACCTTGGACTGAGCGCCGTCTACCCCCTGCTCTGGTTGTTCTTCATGGTGGCGCTGCCACTGCCGCTGATTCTCGGGATTGCCTCGCGGCGCAATCTCGCCAGAATCGAAGCGGCGCTATGAAGGTCGATTACCGGATCGAAAAACCGCTCGCGATTGAAGCCGCGCTCGAAGTCACCGGGTTTACGGTGCTGCTCGGCTCCAGTGGCGCGGGCAAGACCACGTTGCTGAAGGCGCTCGCGGGCTTGATCGCAGCCGAAGGGATGCCGTATGGCGGGCTGCCGGCGCATCGGCGGCCCATCGGCTACCTCCCGCAAGGCTACGCGCTCTTTCCGCATCTGCCGGTTTGGGGCAACGTCGCCTTCGCGATCGATGGCCGCCGCAAGGCCCGGCGCAGCCGCGCTCTTCAGCTACTGGAGCTCGTGGGCCTCGCCGATCTTGCCGAACGCGATCCGCGCAGCCTGTCGGGCGGACAGATGCAGCGGGTCGCGTTGGCGCGCGTGCTGGCGCGAGGACCCGAGCTGCTGCTGCTCGACGAGCCCACCAATGCGCTCGACCCGGCGACGCGCGATCGCGTGCTCGAAGAGCTGCGCGCACTGATCGGCCGCCTCGGCCTGCCCGCGCTGGTCGCGACCCATGATCCGCATCTGGCCGCGATTGGTGACCGCGTCGCCGTGTTGGCTCACGGAAAAATAATTCAGGCGGGTGAGCCCGCCAAGGTTTTCGATCATCCGGCGACCGCGCACGTTGCGCGGCTGGTCGGTTTTCAGAATCTTTTTCGCGTCCGTGTCGTCGAGCGCAGCGAACGCTGGACGATCATCGACCGTGGCGGCCTCCAACTCGAGGTCTTTGCCCGCGCGCCGCTCAGCGCGGACGTCGGAATCGCGATTCGTTCGCGCGACGTCATACTCAACCAAGAGGAGTTGCGGGTTCCTGGCAACCGCTTCCGCGCGCGGCTCACCGAAGTCCGCCACGAGGGTCTCGGCCCGCGCGTGGTCCTCGACGGTCCGCTGCCGCTGGAAGCCTGGCTGACCTCGTATCGCGAAGCCTCGCGGCTGCGCGCCGGCGACGAGGTCAACGTGCGCGTCCCGGCTGACCGCATTCGCTTGCTGGTGTGGGATCCGGACGGCTCTGCGCTATGATGCATTAGGCGGAGCGCAGCGGAGCCGCGCAGGCGAGTCTTTACTTTGGCCGCGCGTCGCAGACTCCGCCGCCCCCCGAGCTGCGTTAAGAATGTTGATCGACTTTCAGACCGACCCCGAGCGCTATCGTCATTGGCGGCTGAGCTGCAACGGCCGTGTCGCCACCCTCGCGCTGGCGGTTGACGAAGCCGGCGGCATTCATCCCGGTTATGAGCTGAAGCTGAACTCCTATGATCTCGGCGTCGATATCGAGCTCTACGACGCGAGCCAGCGGCTGCGCTTCGAGCATCCCGAGGTCGCCGCGGTGATCCTGACCTCGGCACGGGAGCGGATCTTCTGCGCCGGCGCGAACATCCGGATGCTCGCCCAGTCGGAGCATGGCTTCAAGGTGAACTTTTGCAAATTCACCAACGAGACGCGCAACGCGCTCGAAGATGCGAGCGCCAACTCGGGCCAGCGCTACCTTGCGCTGATCAATGGCCCGTGCGCCGGCGGCGGTTACGAGCTGGCGCTGGCGACCGATTACCTGATCATGGCCGACGACGGCTCGACCAGTGTCTCGCTGCCCGAAGTGCCGCTGCTGGCGGTCCTGCCCGGCACCGGCGGGCTGACGCGACTGGTGGACAAGCGCCGCGTCCGGCGCGATCGCGCGGACTTCTTCTGCACGACCGAAGAGGGCGTCCGTGGCGCGCGGGCGGTCGAGTGGAGGCTGGTGGATGAGGTCGCGCCGCGCACCCAACTGGCTGACGCGGCGGAGCGCAAGGCGCGCGAGTTTGCTGCGATGTCGCCCCGGCCGGCCGCTGCCACAGGCGTCAGGCTGTGTCCGCTGACGCGCAAAATCGAAGCGGAGGGCCTGACTTATTCGAACCTGATCGTCGAGATCGATCGGGATCGTGCAATCGCCACTCTGACGATTCGCGGACCTCGCGCCGCCGCGGGCACCGGCGCGACGGCGCTCGACGCGGTCGACGACACCTTCTGGCCGCTGGCGCTCGCGCGTGAGCTCGACGACGCGATGCTCCATCTGCGTTTCAACGAAACAGCGGTCGGGACGTGGCTCTTTCGCACGCAGGGCGACGGGCGACTGGTCGAAAGCTACGATCATCTGTTGTCAGAAAATCGCGGCCACTGGCTGGCGCGCGAAATCACGCTTTATCTCAAGCGCACGCTGAAACGGCTCGAAGTAAGCTCGCGTTCGATCTTTGCGCTGATCGAGCCAGGCTCCTGCTACGCCGGGAGTCTGTTCGAGATCGCGCTCGCGGCCGATCGCGCCTATATGCTGAGCGGCATCCGCGACGATGTCGAAGTGCCGGCGGCGCGCGTCCTGCTGACTCCGATGAATTTCGGGCCGCTCACCATGTGCAACGGTTTAACGCGGCTCGCCAGCCGTTTTCTCGATGACCCCGCGCGCGTCGCGGCGCTGCAGAAGCGTGTGGGCGAGGAGCTCGCGGCCGAACGTGCGCTGGAACTTGAGCTGATCGGTTTCGCTCCCGACGCCATCGATTGGGATGACGAGGTTCGCGTCGCGCTCGAGGAGCGCGCGGCCTTTTCGCCCGACGCGCTGACCGCGATGGAGGCGTCGCTGCGCTTCGCCGGCCCGGAGACCATGGAGAGTAAGATCTTCGCGCGGCTCTCGGCCTGGCAGAACTGGCTTTTTCAACGGCCGAATGCGGTCGGTGAAAACGGCGCGCTCAAGCGTTACGGCAGCGGCCGGCGCGCAACCTTCGACCCGCGGAGGGTCTGATGCAAATTGACTATTCCGAGCGCATCCCCAACAACGTCAATCTGGCGGGCAACCGCCGCCTGCAGCGCGCGCTCGAAGAGTGGCAGCCGCGTTTTCTGAATTGGTGGCGCGAGCTCGGTCCGCTCGGTTTTCAGGCGGCCGAGGTTTATTTGCGGACCGCAGTCTCGGCCAGCGCCGACGGCTGGGCAATTTTCGATCACGTGCGAATGCCTGATTATCGCTGGGGGATTTTTCTCGCCGACGCCGAACCCGGCCGCACGATCGGTTTTGGAGTCCATCGCGGCGCGCCGGTCTGGACCGATCTGCCGGGCGAGTATCGCGGGATGCTGCGGCGGCTGATCGTCACGCAGGGCGACACCGAGCCGGCCTCGGTCGAACAGCAGCGCCATCTCGGCGCGACCGCGCCGTCGCTCTATGATCTGCGCAACCTCTTTCAGATCAACGTCGAGGAGGCCCGCCACCTATGGGCGATGGTCTACCTGCTGCACGCCTATTTTGGGCGCGACGGCCGCGAGGAAGCTGACGCTCTGCTGCAACGCCATTCGGGCAGCGCCGAGCGCCCGCGCATCCTCGGCGCCTTCAACGAGCCGACCCCCGACTGGCTCGCCTTTTTCATGTTCACCTATTTCACCGATCGCGACGGCAAGTATCAGCTCGCCAGCCTGGCCGAGTCCGGCTTCGATCCGCTCGCGCGCACCTGCCGCTTTATGCTGACCGAGGAGGCGCATCACCTCTTCGTCGGCGAGATGGGGGTGGCGCGGGTCGTCGCGCGCACCTGCGAGCTGATGCGGCAGCATCGCACGGCCAACGTCGGCGAATACGGCGGCATCGAGCTGGCGCTGATTCAGAAGTACCTGAATTACCACTACGCGGTTTCACTTGACCTGTTTGGTTCCGAGCTTTCGACCAACGCCGCCAACTATTTTAATGCCGGACTCAAGGGGCGCTTCCGCGAGAGTGATCGCATCGACGATCATCAGCTCAGTGAACAGAAATACGAAGTCCTGCGCTACGTTGGCGGCATCCTGCTCAAAGAGGAGCAGCCGACGATCCTCGCCCTCAACGAGATTCTGCGCGACGATTACGTCGCCGACTCGGCGCGCGGGGTCGGGCGCTGGAACCGCATCATCAAAGATGCGGGATTCGATTTAGTGCTCACGCTGCCGCATCGCGGCTTTAATCGAAGAATCGGCGAATTCGCGAACCTGTCAGTAACCCCCGAGGGGCGGGTGGTCTCGCGCGAGGAGTGGGAAGCCGGTGTCGCAGAATGGCTGCCGACGCTCGCAGAACGCGACTTCGTCGCATCGTTGATGCGTCCGGCGGTCAAACCTGGAGAGTTTGCGAGCTGGATCGCGCCGCCCGCGCGCGGCATCAATCATCAGGCGCAGGATTTCGCGTACGTCCGGCCCGGCTAGATTCGGCTCGACGCGGATTAAGCCTCAGCGCGCTTGGTCACCGTGCCCTGCAAGACGTTTTCAAAGCCGTCGGTGGCCTTGCGCAAATAGAGGATGCCGCCGTCAACCTCGGCGTCGGTAAGCTGCTCGACCATCCGGCGAATCATGCGCCGCCCTTCTTCGATCATCAGCTCGACGAATTTTTCGCCCTTGGCGGTGAGCACCACCTGCTTCTCCCGCGCCGAATCGGGGTCCTCGACAATCTTCAGCAGGCTCAGCGGCGCTCGCGACATCCCGCGCAGCGCCTTCGTGATCGCCGAACTGCTGACCTCGAACCAGGTTTGGAGCGAGCGTTCGATCTCTTTGCGGCGCATCTGCCGCTGCTCCTTGCCTTCGGAGTGGATCAACCACAGGATCGCCGTCTGTTTGCGCGTTAGCTTGTCCCCGCGCATCGCGTCCTCGAAGGCGATTCCCGTTTTGTAATGCACGGGGTAGAACAGTTCGAGCAGCTCGGTTATCCGCCGCTCGGTCGGATTCTCTGCACTAGCCTGAAATTCCATGTTCCTTCCACCCGCCGCCATCGTACCGTCCAGTACCGGAAATAATTTCCAAATGACATTATTATCTGACCGTAGAGCCGCGCGAAAGACGCCGGTGCGAAGAACCTGTGACCAGCCGCACGAATCGTTCCGGTGAGGTGAGCTTTCTGCTGCGCTGCTGCGCGCCGAAGTCCACGCGCCCGGCCGCCCCGCCGGGCGTCGATTTCGATTGGTCATGGCTGGAACAGGCGGCGCGCGCGCAGGGCGTGCTCCCACTGGTGGCCCGCTCCCTCGCGACCCTCGATGACCCGCCGCATCCGATTCGCGATCGCATTCGCACGTCTGCCGTGGCGATTGAGCTGCGCAACGAGTATCTCGCGGCGCGGTTGATCGAGCTGATGGGCGAATTCGCACGCAACGCCATCGCACTGCTCGCGTTCAAAGGTCCTATACTTGCGCAATTGGCCTATGGCGACCCTGGTCTGCGGGTCTTCGCCGACCTCGATATCCTGGTGCGGAAGG encodes:
- the boxB gene encoding benzoyl-CoA 2,3-epoxidase subunit BoxB, with protein sequence MQIDYSERIPNNVNLAGNRRLQRALEEWQPRFLNWWRELGPLGFQAAEVYLRTAVSASADGWAIFDHVRMPDYRWGIFLADAEPGRTIGFGVHRGAPVWTDLPGEYRGMLRRLIVTQGDTEPASVEQQRHLGATAPSLYDLRNLFQINVEEARHLWAMVYLLHAYFGRDGREEADALLQRHSGSAERPRILGAFNEPTPDWLAFFMFTYFTDRDGKYQLASLAESGFDPLARTCRFMLTEEAHHLFVGEMGVARVVARTCELMRQHRTANVGEYGGIELALIQKYLNYHYAVSLDLFGSELSTNAANYFNAGLKGRFRESDRIDDHQLSEQKYEVLRYVGGILLKEEQPTILALNEILRDDYVADSARGVGRWNRIIKDAGFDLVLTLPHRGFNRRIGEFANLSVTPEGRVVSREEWEAGVAEWLPTLAERDFVASLMRPAVKPGEFASWIAPPARGINHQAQDFAYVRPG
- a CDS encoding ABC transporter ATP-binding protein, with protein sequence MKVDYRIEKPLAIEAALEVTGFTVLLGSSGAGKTTLLKALAGLIAAEGMPYGGLPAHRRPIGYLPQGYALFPHLPVWGNVAFAIDGRRKARRSRALQLLELVGLADLAERDPRSLSGGQMQRVALARVLARGPELLLLDEPTNALDPATRDRVLEELRALIGRLGLPALVATHDPHLAAIGDRVAVLAHGKIIQAGEPAKVFDHPATAHVARLVGFQNLFRVRVVERSERWTIIDRGGLQLEVFARAPLSADVGIAIRSRDVILNQEELRVPGNRFRARLTEVRHEGLGPRVVLDGPLPLEAWLTSYREASRLRAGDEVNVRVPADRIRLLVWDPDGSAL
- a CDS encoding winged helix DNA-binding protein, producing MEFQASAENPTERRITELLELFYPVHYKTGIAFEDAMRGDKLTRKQTAILWLIHSEGKEQRQMRRKEIERSLQTWFEVSSSAITKALRGMSRAPLSLLKIVEDPDSAREKQVVLTAKGEKFVELMIEEGRRMIRRMVEQLTDAEVDGGILYLRKATDGFENVLQGTVTKRAEA
- the boxC gene encoding 2,3-epoxybenzoyl-CoA dihydrolase, which produces MLIDFQTDPERYRHWRLSCNGRVATLALAVDEAGGIHPGYELKLNSYDLGVDIELYDASQRLRFEHPEVAAVILTSARERIFCAGANIRMLAQSEHGFKVNFCKFTNETRNALEDASANSGQRYLALINGPCAGGGYELALATDYLIMADDGSTSVSLPEVPLLAVLPGTGGLTRLVDKRRVRRDRADFFCTTEEGVRGARAVEWRLVDEVAPRTQLADAAERKAREFAAMSPRPAAATGVRLCPLTRKIEAEGLTYSNLIVEIDRDRAIATLTIRGPRAAAGTGATALDAVDDTFWPLALARELDDAMLHLRFNETAVGTWLFRTQGDGRLVESYDHLLSENRGHWLAREITLYLKRTLKRLEVSSRSIFALIEPGSCYAGSLFEIALAADRAYMLSGIRDDVEVPAARVLLTPMNFGPLTMCNGLTRLASRFLDDPARVAALQKRVGEELAAERALELELIGFAPDAIDWDDEVRVALEERAAFSPDALTAMEASLRFAGPETMESKIFARLSAWQNWLFQRPNAVGENGALKRYGSGRRATFDPRRV
- a CDS encoding ABC transporter permease subunit; this encodes MRRELLAAAAIGVLALLTAPFIAFAWMTPWLHLRPAAGDLDALRVSVTYTLAALVLIVIGGTPLAYWMARHDFRGKWIGEALILLPLLTPPLAMGILLALFYGPYGWAGDAAHQLGVELTNTPAAFVLAQVYAAAPYFIIAARAAFESVDPNLEQLSLTLGRTPWQTFWRVTMPLARLGVGVGIAIAWVRALGEFGIVLIIAYFPQGIPVKLWVNLQDLGLSAVYPLLWLFFMVALPLPLILGIASRRNLARIEAAL